The Pseudomonadota bacterium genomic interval CCACCGGGGGGCTGGAGATATTTTCAGGCTGGAGGGGGTTGATGGGGAGTCCAGGCTGTCTGCCGGTATTATTGCGTTGCTCCGGAAAGAGCGAAATGATAAAATGAAAGGTCTTGATGATTTTAATCCGGTTTATGAGTTGAAGAACTGTCACACCGGCGAGCGGATAACCGGTGAACATTGCCGTTATTTTGGCGCCTGCGGCTGCCTCCTGGGTGAACTGAAAGGGCCTTTGTGCATTAATTTTATCTGTCCCCCCATTCGCAGCGATCTGCTGAAGGTGACTGGTGAGGATGAGGGTCTTTTGGGGCCTGAACATGATTTCCTCGGGATTTATCAACTATTGTCAGTTTTGGGTACTGCCGACCGGACTGATTGGCAGCGGGAACTGCTTGCTTTTGATCGGCGTCTGGCAAAACTGGATGAAGCCTGTGAACAATTTATTGCCAGTGGACAGGGGACTTCACTTTTCAGTTGTTTTTGTCTGGCGGCATAATGATCAATCATGATACAACCCATAAAGAATAAGGAGATTATATTGATGTCTGACAATATTGAACAGGATCAGGAAGTTGATCTTGAAGAACAGCAGGTACTGGATGCCATTGCCGTCGAGCTGCCGGGTTTTTCCCGTGATGTACATCAGCTGCTTCCCGTCCTGCAAAAAATCCAGCATACCCATGGTTATCTGCCCCGGGACAGTATGGTGATGGTTGCCGCCCATTTTGCGGTTGCCGCGGCGAAAGTTTTTGGTATTGCCACTTTCTACAACCAGTTTCGCTTCAATCCTCCTGGTCGTCATCCGATTAAAGTCTGTCTCGGGACTGCCTGTCATGTAAAAGGAGGAGAAATTATCCTCGAAAATTTTACCCGACGCCTGGGGATTGAAGAAGGCGAAACCACTCAAGATCGGGAGTACAGCCTGGAAAGGGTTGCCTGTGTTGGCTGTTGCGCTCTGGCACCGGTGGTGGTGGTGGGGGAGAAAATCGAGTCTTATGTGACTCCCAGCAAGGTCGAGGGTGTGATTACCGAAATTGAAATTCAAAACGAGATAGCTGAAAGGGAAAAAGCTAAAGATGAGCAGCAATCCGACTCCGAATGAAATATTAAGTGAGCTGACGCAGGCCGCGGAAAAACAGTGGCAGGCTCTGCAGAATCCGGCTGTTCCGGTCATTTATGTCGGTCATGCGACCTGTGGTCGGGCCGCGGGATCCCAGGAAACCATTGATGGGTTTAAAGACGCTTTAGAGGAGAAAGGGCTTGAGGCTGAAATTATTACCGTTGGTTGCCTGGGGCACTGTTATGCCGAACCCCTGGTAACCATTCATTATCCCGGATTTCCCCCGCTCATGTACCAGAAAGTGGGGGCCGGTGAAGCCCGGGTGCTGGTGAACTCCTTTATCCAGGGGGGCGAAGATCCCTGTTTTGAATACCTGCTGGGAGCCCTTGAACCCAATGATACCTTTCCTACCTTGATGGACTATCCCCGTTATCTTTATGAAAAGCGGGTGATTATGGATCAATGTGGCCTGATAGATCCCCATAGCCTGGATCATTACCTGGCTGTGGGTGGTTATCAATCTCTGGCAAAGGTTTTGGAAAAGGGTGATAAATGGGTTGTTGAGGAGATAAAGTCAGCACATTTGCGTGGTCGGGGCGGTGCCGGTTTTCCGGCCGGCATCAAATGGGATATTGCCCGCCAGGCTGAAAAAACTCCAAAGGTGGTTATCTGCAATGGGGATGAAGGTGATCCGGGGGCGTATATGGACCGGACGCTGATGGAGAGCAATCCGCACCAGGTACTTGAGGGACTGGCCATCGCCGCTTTGGCAATAGGAGCTTCCCGGGCAGTTCTCTATATTCGGGCGGAATATCCCCTGGCGGTCAGCACCATTGAACAGGCCATTGCCGCGGCAAAAGAGTGCAACCTGCTCGGGGACCGGATTCTGGGAACTGATTTCAGCCTTGAGGTTTCTGTATTCCAGGGTTCCGGTGCTTTTGTCTGCGGGGAAGAAACGGCCCTGATCCAGTCCATCCAGGGTAATCGGGGGATGCCCCGGTATCGGCCGCCCTACCCGGCGGTTGAAGGCCTGGATGGCTTGCCGACGGTTATTAATAATGTCAAAACCCTGTCGACGGTTCCTGCCATAGTTCGTAAGGGCAGTCATTGGTTCAGGAATATTGGTACTGAAAAAACTCCGGGGACGGCAATTTTTTCGGTGGTTGGCGATGTTGAATACGCCGGCCTGGTGGAAGTGCCCATGGGGGTCAGCCTGGAACATCTTATTTTTGAGGTCTGTGGCGGCATTAAAGATGGAAAACCGTTTAAAGCCGTGCAGATTGGCGGTCCATCCGGTGGTTGTCTGCCGGAGAGTGAGCTGTCTACCCCGATCGATTTTGATTCTTTAAGGCAGGCCGGGGCCATGATGGGTTCCGGGGGCATGGTGGTGATGAACGATGAAACCTGCATGGTGGAAGTAGCCCGCTACTTTATTGATTTTACCCAGCACGAATCATGTGGTAAATGTACTTTCTGCCGGGTTGGTACCCGGCACTTGCTGGAGATTCTCAAGGGTTTAACCAAAGGTGAGGGTAGTGACGATGATATAGCTGAGCTGCAGACCCTCGGTGAAGAAATCATTAAAGGGTCATTGTGCAGCCTGGGAAAAACGGCCCCCAATCCGGTATTGACCACCCTGCGTTTTTTCAAGGATGAATATCTGGCCCACTACCGGGAACATCGCTGCCCGGCCCTCATGTGTCGTGATCTGATTGCCTATTACATTGATCTTGAGACTTGTGCCCGGGGGTGTGATGCCTGTGTTGCCTGCTGTCCCACCGAGGCAATTTTTACCACCAGCAACCGTAAAAAGGCCATTGATCAGGAAAAATGCGTCAAATGCGGTGAATGTGTCTATGCCTGCCCGCCGGAATATGATGCAGTCCGCAAGGTATCACCTCCGGAAATGGTTCCTGACCAGGGGATCAAACCGCTGGATAAGGAGGAAGAGGAAAATAATGAGTAAAGATCGGATGGTAACCCTGACTGTGGACGGCCTGGAAATCAGCGTCCCTCAGGGAACAAAACTGCTGAAAGCCTGCCTGGATAACGGTATTTATATTCCCAACCTCTGCTATATTGATGATATGGAGCATCCACCGGCTTCCTGCCGTTTATGCCTGGTGGAAATCGAAGGTCGCCCTGATCCTCTGCCGTCCTGCAGCCAGAAAGTGGAAGATGGTATGGTGGTGCATACGGAAACCGATGCAGTACGGCTGCTGCAGAAGACCGCCTTTCGGCTCCTGGTGAGCACCAACCATGGTAAATGCCGTCTCTGTATGGCCAACAAACACTGTGCAATGCAGCAGATTGCCAAGTTTTTGCACATGCCTTTAAGGACCAAAAAACTGCGGTACATTCCCAAAGATATGCCGGAAGTCATTGAAGACCATCCTTGTATTGTCTATGAGCCCAATAAGTGTGTGCTCTGTGGCCGCTGTGTTTATGTCTGCTCCCGGCAGAACTATGATTTTGCCCTGGATTTCGCCAGACGTGGATTCAACACTACCATTTCCTTTTTCGGCAGCCAGGAAGAAGGAGTTGGTGATTACTGTCGGAATTGCCGGGCTTGTGTTGATATATGTCCGGTAGGGGCCCTGAACTTCAAGGATGAAAGGGATGCTTTCCTGCAAGATCTGCAGGCAAAAATCAGTGCCTGAGGAAATCAGGCTG includes:
- a CDS encoding NADH-ubiquinone oxidoreductase-F iron-sulfur binding region domain-containing protein yields the protein MSSNPTPNEILSELTQAAEKQWQALQNPAVPVIYVGHATCGRAAGSQETIDGFKDALEEKGLEAEIITVGCLGHCYAEPLVTIHYPGFPPLMYQKVGAGEARVLVNSFIQGGEDPCFEYLLGALEPNDTFPTLMDYPRYLYEKRVIMDQCGLIDPHSLDHYLAVGGYQSLAKVLEKGDKWVVEEIKSAHLRGRGGAGFPAGIKWDIARQAEKTPKVVICNGDEGDPGAYMDRTLMESNPHQVLEGLAIAALAIGASRAVLYIRAEYPLAVSTIEQAIAAAKECNLLGDRILGTDFSLEVSVFQGSGAFVCGEETALIQSIQGNRGMPRYRPPYPAVEGLDGLPTVINNVKTLSTVPAIVRKGSHWFRNIGTEKTPGTAIFSVVGDVEYAGLVEVPMGVSLEHLIFEVCGGIKDGKPFKAVQIGGPSGGCLPESELSTPIDFDSLRQAGAMMGSGGMVVMNDETCMVEVARYFIDFTQHESCGKCTFCRVGTRHLLEILKGLTKGEGSDDDIAELQTLGEEIIKGSLCSLGKTAPNPVLTTLRFFKDEYLAHYREHRCPALMCRDLIAYYIDLETCARGCDACVACCPTEAIFTTSNRKKAIDQEKCVKCGECVYACPPEYDAVRKVSPPEMVPDQGIKPLDKEEEENNE
- the nuoE gene encoding NADH-quinone oxidoreductase subunit NuoE; amino-acid sequence: MSDNIEQDQEVDLEEQQVLDAIAVELPGFSRDVHQLLPVLQKIQHTHGYLPRDSMVMVAAHFAVAAAKVFGIATFYNQFRFNPPGRHPIKVCLGTACHVKGGEIILENFTRRLGIEEGETTQDREYSLERVACVGCCALAPVVVVGEKIESYVTPSKVEGVITEIEIQNEIAEREKAKDEQQSDSE
- a CDS encoding 2Fe-2S iron-sulfur cluster-binding protein, producing MSKDRMVTLTVDGLEISVPQGTKLLKACLDNGIYIPNLCYIDDMEHPPASCRLCLVEIEGRPDPLPSCSQKVEDGMVVHTETDAVRLLQKTAFRLLVSTNHGKCRLCMANKHCAMQQIAKFLHMPLRTKKLRYIPKDMPEVIEDHPCIVYEPNKCVLCGRCVYVCSRQNYDFALDFARRGFNTTISFFGSQEEGVGDYCRNCRACVDICPVGALNFKDERDAFLQDLQAKISA